The Caenorhabditis elegans chromosome II genome has a segment encoding these proteins:
- the Y54E2A.8 gene encoding Bromodomain associated domain-containing protein (Confirmed by transcript evidence) encodes MPPDKTVLLNLRDSVSRIVENLGFSSIDEVAHAKLVGLLANGLDSMSQTCRGLLENSGRTAISLNTVDLKHAFRIHRVDLPGLVDYTRQVRPFPPMNSEIHGEEYFGEKSKENVPEILGIEKKPRRKRPARLVEFPVFDDVQDTDLGFFFDQPPPTPIPTPVPILEPPPPPPPVPPLSPLYKVLEIPATPSPIFVAPLPPPPAYTTPDVPPEPMCSLRINFGNSLKIPPRKIIEKPVEKAPPKAKMTRKRMMRAKHEKRLREEQIALEESKKEQIYERKKQRKEKLKKELDRRPNDGVLQLETEDFDWKPRRKRRKELEKEREAEEAAEKRKKEKEQLPSLKFKFGKDVVDMIQKKELPLPPHKAPATDENANKLEAIPPSATKPGKLTENGKYRDNKGRLQPLLKMNIQFKRVDGGMLIHCVRTTKHNLVRGLWQSTVSKCISKSGVFSKTEFPRKPEKFKLPPPSPIPKLRLRRNPDNTYSKI; translated from the exons ATGCCACCTGACAAAACAGTTTTATTA aatttACGCGACTCGGTGAGCAGAATCGTCGAAAATCTCGGCTTTTCTAGCATCGATGAGGTGGCACACGCGAAACTAGTGGGATTACTCGCAAATGGGCTGGATTCGATGAGCCAAACGTGTCGAGGATTGctggaaaatt ctggCAGAACTGCAATTAGCTTGAACACAGTCGATTTAAAGCATGCTTTTCGTATTCATCGCGTCGATTTGCCCGGTTTAGTTGATTATACACGACAAGTTAGACCGTTTCCGCCGATG aactcGGAGATCCACGGGGAAGAGTAtttcggcgaaaaatcgaAGGAAAATGTGCCGGAAATCTTGGGAATTGAGAAGAAACCACGGAGAAAACGTCCAGCACGTCTGGTTGA attcccAGTTTTCGACGACGTTCAGGACACAGATCTCGGCTTCTTCTTCGACCAACCTCCACCTACACCGATTCCCACACCAGTTCCGATTCTCGaacctccaccaccaccgccaccagtGCCACCTCTTTCTCCACTCTACAAAGTTCTGGAAATCCCAGCAACACCTTCACCGATTTTTGTAGCTCCTCTGCCGCCACCGCCTGCCTACACAACGCCTGATGTGCCGCCTGAGCCAATGTGCTCACTGAGAATCAACTTTggaaattcgctgaaaatccCGCCGcgaaaaatcatcgaaaaaccGGTGGAAAAAGCTCCACCGAAAGCGAAAATGACGAGAAAACGAATGATGCGAGCGAAACACGAGAAGCGACTTCGCGAAGAGCAAATTGCGCTGGAAGAGAGCAAAAAAGAGCAGATCTACGAGAGGAAAAAGCAACGGaaagagaaattgaagaaagagCTCGACCGGCGGCCAAATGACGGAGTTTTACAACTGGAAACCGAAGATTTTGACTGGAAACCTCGTCGGAAACGACGGAAGGAGCTGGAAAAAGAACGAGAAGCTGAGGAGGCTGcggagaaaagaaaaaaggaaaaagaacaATTGCCGAGtttgaagttcaaatttgGCAAGGATGTTGTCGATATGATACAGAAGAAAg aacTCCCTCTTCCGCCGCACAAAGCTCCAGCCACTGACGAAAATGCTAATAAATTGGAGGCGATTCCTCCCAGCGCGACGAAACCTGGAAAACTCACGGAGAACGGCAAATATCGAGATAATAAAGGACGGTTGCAGccacttttgaaaatgaatattcaatttaaacGGGTTGACGGTG GAATGCTCATTCACTGCGTTCGAACAACCAAGCACAACTTGGTAAGAGGCTTGTGGCAGTCTACAGTATCAAAATGCATTTCTAAATCAggagttttctcaaaaaca gaattccCACGAAAACCCGAAAAGTTCAAGCTTCCGCCACCATCACCGATTCCCAAATTACGACTCAGAAGAAATCCCGATAATACAtactcgaaaatttga
- the Y54E2A.4 gene encoding SEC63 domain-containing protein (Confirmed by transcript evidence), whose translation MMGRAGRPQFDDSAVAVIYVQDAKKTFYKKFLYEPFPVESSLLPVLPNHVNAEISAGTIDSKQAIVEYLSKTYLYRRLFANPNYYGLEEDSEEAMLKFITKIVDDSVAELLASECIHVDSEQDVIKPTPCGRIASVYYLQHETVRFLVKSLHSGCSVENMLKILTDVPEYAEIPVRHNEDLINTELQKKLRIRFSTSVMGTSACKAHLLFQAHFMRTVLPTDYRTDLKSVLDQCIRILQAMREMARLKNWLSATMNIILLQQMCHSARWHDDHPLLCLPHLSHEDARSIGDGMTIPQLQNHLEIEKSTSLDDAKLARRAQKLFRECTKLDEAQSREVLKALCNWPIINMKIMQLVDSRGNCVDIDETKKPVKVTAGEVYKLRIVMERVGPGKNNSSMHLPQWPKPKQAGWIIVVGNVSADMILNTTTVTGSHSTRSTAKLDIRAPATKGNHELAVLILSDCYLGIDQEYTLRLDVC comes from the exons ATGATGGGCCGCGCCGGACGCCCACAATTCGACGATTCGGCCGTTGCCGTGATCTACGTACAGGACGCGAAAAAGACGTTCTATAAGAAGTTCCTCTACGAACCGTTCCCCGTCGAGTCCTCGCTCCTTCCAGTGCTGCCGAATCACGTGAACGCCGAGATTTCCGCCGGAACAATCGATTCGAAGCAGGCGATCGTCGAGTATTTGTCGAAAACCTATCTCTACAGGCGATTGTTTGCGAATCCCAATTATTACGGTCTGGAGGAGGATTCCGAGGAGGCGATGCTCAAGTTTATCACGAAAATCGTTGATGACTCTGTCGCAGAGCTCCTAGCTTCCGAGTGTATCCACGTGGATTCCGAACAGGACGTGATCAAGCCGACGCCGTGTGGAAGGATAGCTTCGGTGTACTATCTTCAGCACGAGACCGTCCGTTTTCTAGTAAAATCTCTACATTCTGGATGCTCGGTGGAGAATATGCTGAAGATCCTGACCGATGTTCCCGAGTACGCGGAGATTCCTGTCCGCCACAACGAGGATCTCATCAATACGGAACTTCAGAAGAAGCTTCGCATCCGATTCTCGACGTCTGTGATGGGCACGTCTGCGTGCAAAGCCCACCTGCTCTTCCAGGCTCATTTCATGCGGACTGTGCTCCCGACGGATTACCGGACTGATTTGAAGAGTGTGCTGGATCAGTGCATTCGGATTTTGCAGGCGATGCGTGAAATGGCTAGGCTCAAGAATTGGCTCAGCGCAACGATGAACATTATTCTGTTGCAGCAGATGTGCCATTCGGCaag GTGGCACGACGATCATCCATTGCTCTGCCTACCTCATCTCTCCCACGAGGATGCTCGTTCAATCGGCGATGGAATGACAATTCCACAGCTTCAAAACCATCTGGAAATCGAGAAATCCACGTCATTAGACGACGCGAAACTTGCTCGACGAGCCCAGAAACTCTTCAGAGAGTGCACCAAGTTAGATGAAGCTCAAAGCCGGGAAGTGCTGAAAGCTCTGTGCAATTGGCCAATTATCAACATGAAAATCATGCAATTAGTGGATTCCCGCGGTAATTGTGTAGATATTGATGAGACGAAGAAACCGGTGAAAGTGACGGCTGGCGAGGTGTACAAATTGAGAATTGTCATGGAACGAGTCGGACCGGGAAAG AACAACTCATCAATGCATCTTCCACAATGGCCAAAACCAAAACAGGCTGGATGGATAATTGTTGTGGGAAACGTGTCGGCCGACATGATTCTTAACACGACTACCGTAACCGGCTCACATTCGACTCGGTCGACCGCCAAATTGGATATTCGTGCGCCGGCGACGAA AGGAAACCACGAGCTCGCCGTCCTAATTCTCAGCGATTGCTATTTGGGAATCGATCAGGAGTACACTTTGCGATTGGATGTCTGCTGA
- the Y54E2A.7 gene encoding uncharacterized protein (Confirmed by transcript evidence): protein MHALQYSFAMQDVIQSLVRLLVNGNGILIFSVAAFALSATMCSKKKNPKSTSKGSKSTTRGSKDAVARGSKDPTVAKVKQTAVGNDVNPTESKPTTTTTTIPDGADTKTADGGEEKKVKKSKMHTVDEKKKVTEDGDHKKTVDDPHENTLRIEMIDDDHTKTRTTDATVCFDDPGVKPAGGKPNAGGKKKNATQSMDCPLPGEKDKSKKSKKSLKVKQSATKAQQPKSAPEEKKSEMKSAKSKKSKKSKKSKKSKRSSKDKHKVKSPSPGKDDERPTQDGTVEEKDKKRRSELVFCKNLCVCVRPIPPKKKGTGLLCMKIF from the exons ATGCATGCTTTACAATACAGTTTCGCTATGCAAGACGTTATCCAATCTCTCGTCCGACTTTTAGTCAATGGAAATG GAATACTCATATTCTCTGTTGCTGCATTCGCGTTGAGCGCTACTATGTGCAGTAAAAAGAAGAACCCAAAATCAACTAGCAAGGGCAGCAAGAGCACTACTCGTGGAAGTAAAGATGCGGTGGCACGAGGTTCCAAGGATCCGACGGTCGCGAAAGTCAAGCAAACCGCGGTCGGTAACGACGTAAATCCGACCGAGTCGAAGCCGACAACCACCACTACCACTATTCCCGATGGGGCAGACACTAAGACGGCCGATGGTGGAGAGGAGAAGAAGGTGAAGAAGAGCAAGATGCACACGGTcgatgagaagaagaaggtcACGGAAGATGGGGATCATAAGAAGACGG TCGACGATCCACACGAGAACACGCTGCGAATCGAGATGATCGACGATGATCACACCAAGACCAGGACCACGGATGCGACGGTTTGCTTCGACGATCCGGGTGTCAAGCCGGCAGGCGGAAAACCAAATGCAGGCGGGAAAAAGAAGAACGCGACACAGAGCATGGATTGCCCACTGCCAGGCGAGAAGGACAAGTCGAAGAAGTCGAAAAAGTCGCTGAAGGTGAAGCAATCGGCGACCAAGGCTCAGCAGCCCAAGTCGGCGCCAGAGGAGAAGAAGTCGGAGATGAAATCGGCAAAGTCGAAGAAATCGAAGAAGtcgaagaaatcgaaaaagtcGAAGCGTTCAAGCAAAGACAAGCATAAGGTGAAGTCTCCCAGTCCAGGCAAGGACGACGAGCGTCCGACTCAGGATGGAACTGTGGAGGAGAAGGACAAAAAGAGAAGAAGTGAactagttttttgtaaaaatttgtgtgtatgtgtgcgCCCgatcccgccaaaaaaaaaagggacGGGCCTTTTGTGtatgaagattttttaa
- the Y54E2A.9 gene encoding Vitelline membrane outer layer protein 1 homolog (Confirmed by transcript evidence) — protein sequence MLRSIAILASLLLAISAEPTILQSPRVTNWGEWTGKRCPSGQFVRGLRVKYDNAQYFSDQTGINAIELVCHNRSDQVDTYLKSGEGPHGDWLELQYCPEGEYGVGFAIRSAGPLRGRFDDYGVVNFQLYCGQPNGKRNSWHRLTGVTFLNYQKGEWSSNQYCQSGKVVCGINTQIETDQGWFGDDTGLNNADLWCCDF from the exons ATGCTCCGTTCAATTGCCATCTTGGCTTCGCTCCTCTTGGCGATCAGTGCTGAGCCCACAATCCTCCAGTCGCCACGTGTCACCAATTGGGGGGAATGGACTGGAAAGAGATGTCCTTCTGGCCAATTTGTTCGTGGACTCAGGGTCAAGTACGACAATGCCCAATATTTCAGCGATCAGACCGGTATCAATGCAATTGAGCTTGTTTGCCATAATCGCTCTGATCAGGTTGACACATACCTCAAGAGTGGTGAAGGCCCACATGGAGACTGGCTAGAACTCCAGTACTGCCCTGAAGGAGAATATGGTGTTGGTTTTGCGATTCGATCAGCAGGGCCTCTACGCGGTAGATTTGATGATTACGGTGtagtaaattttcaactatatTGTGGTCAACCGAACGGAAAAAGAAACTCGTGGCACCGACTTACAg GAGTTACATTcctaaattatcaaaaagggGAGTGGAGCAGCAATCAGTACTGTCAATCTGGAAAAGTTGTGTGTGGAATCAATACGCAAATCGAAACGGATCAGGGTTGGTTCGGTGATGACACGGGTCTCAACAACGCGGATTTGTGGTGCTGTGACTTCTAA
- the Y54E2A.4 gene encoding SEC63 domain-containing protein (Confirmed by transcript evidence) — MLVHQNPIESQFYARLHDNLNAEVALGTVSTVDEGVEWLTYTYMYTRALKNPMAYGIAYNAIERDPNLRDHFGNVIREAAMQLDQNKMIRFDMATEYLNSTDLGRIASNFYVKYETIQLLNEAEKGVGLPVTFTSFMPDDMVIGLISMSTEFANLKCREEEIGDLEELMSYGCMMNVRGGGLASVAGKVNVLLQSLISRTSTRNSALMSEQLYVQQNAGRLCRAMFEMVLKNGWSQAANAFLGIAKCVEKQMWMNQCALRQFIQIINIPITWIEKIERKKARESDLLELSAKDLGYMFSCDGDRLYTYLRYLPRMDVQAKFKPITYTIVQVEVTLTPTFIWNDQIHGKSGQQSFYLVLENLNENLIIHQERIGIGKMKVNRQETQNLVFTIPIVDCQLTNNFQLRLASEYFVTDDVVVPMSLHNCILPKSFKSHTDLLDLEPLPIKTLKNSKFEAIYNFDYFNPIQAQVFFCLYKTDKSALIGAPTGSGKTLCAELAMFRLLQDHPGMKVVYIAPLKSLVRERVDDWKKKFEDGMGYRVVEVSGDVTPDPEELAASSILITTPEKWDGISRSWATREYVRRVGLIVLDEVHLLGVDRGAVLEAIVSRLKMITRRSHVTEEPVRLLGLSTALANAGDVAEWLGIPDEACYNFRPSVRPVPISVHIQGFPGQHYCPRMGLMNKPAYKAILTYSPRKPVLIFVSSRRQTRLTALAFVNLLIADHNPKQWLNMDMLELEDLMAAIKDENLKLTLPFGIGMHHAGLSAHERAIVEQLFIEKKIQVLIATATLAWGINCPAHLVIVKGTEYFDGKKGKYVDFPVTDVLQMMGRAGRPQFDDSAVAVIYVQDAKKTFYKKFLYEPFPVESSLLPVLPNHVNAEISAGTIDSKQAIVEYLSKTYLYRRLFANPNYYGLEEDSEEAMLKFITKIVDDSVAELLASECIHVDSEQDVIKPTPCGRIASVYYLQHETVRFLVKSLHSGCSVENMLKILTDVPEYAEIPVRHNEDLINTELQKKLRIRFSTSVMGTSACKAHLLFQAHFMRTVLPTDYRTDLKSVLDQCIRILQAMREMARLKNWLSATMNIILLQQMCHSARWHDDHPLLCLPHLSHEDARSIGDGMTIPQLQNHLEIEKSTSLDDAKLARRAQKLFRECTKLDEAQSREVLKALCNWPIINMKIMQLVDSRGNCVDIDETKKPVKVTAGEVYKLRIVMERVGPGKNNSSMHLPQWPKPKQAGWIIVVGNVSADMILNTTTVTGSHSTRSTAKLDIRAPATKGNHELAVLILSDCYLGIDQEYTLRLDVC; from the exons ATGCTCGTTCACCAAAACCCGATTGAAAGTCAATTCTACGCTCGGCTTCACGATAATTTGAACGCTGAAGTGGCCCTGGGTACCGTATCCACAGTGGATGAGGGTGTTGAATGGTTGACCTATACCTACATGTACACGAGAGCCCTGAAAAATCCGATGGCTTATGGAATTGCGTATAATGCAATTGAACGGGATCCGAATTTGAGAGATCATTTTGGAAATGTGATTCGCGAGGCGGCGATGCAACTGGATCAGAATAAAATGATTCGATTTGATATGGC aaccgaATACCTAAACTCGACGGATCTCGGTCGAATCGCCTCCAATTTCTATGTCAAATACGAAACAATTCAGCTCCTCAACGAAGCGGAAAAGGGCGTCGGATTACCAGTAACTTTCACAAGTTTCATGCCAGACGACATGGTCATCGGACTCATCTCAATGTCCACCGAGTTCGCGAATTTGAAGTGTCGTGAGGAGGAGATCGGCGATCTGGAAGAGCTGATGAGCTACGGATGTATGATGAACGTTCGTGGTGGTGGTCTGGCGAGTGTCGCCGGAAAAGTCAATGTTCTCCTTCAATCACTGATCTCTAGAACATCGACGAGAAACTCGGCGCTCATGTCCGAGCAGCTATACGTTCAGCAGAACGCCGGTCGGCTCTGCAGAGCTATGTTTGAGATGGTTCTGAAGAACGGGTGGAGCCAGGCGGCCAATGCCTTTTTGGGAATTGCAAAATGTGTCGAGAAGCAGATGTGGATGAATCAGTGCGCGTTGCGGCAGTTTATTCAG ATCATCAACATCCCCATCACATGGATCGAGAAAATCGAGCGTAAAAAAGCGAGAGAATCGGATTTACTCGAGCTCTCCGCCAAAGATCTCGGCTACATGTTCAGTTGCGACGGTGACCGCCTATACACCTACCTACGCTACCTTCCGAGGATGGATGTGCAAGCAAAGTTCAAGCCGATCACCTACACGATCGTTCAGGTCGAGGTCACACTCACGCCGACGTTCATCTGGAACGACCAGATCCACGGAAAGTCGGGACAACAATCGTTCTATCTAGTGCTGGAGAATCTCAACGAGAATCTTATCATCCATCAGGAGAGAATCGGCATCGGGAAGATGAAGGTGAACCGGCAGGAGACTCAGAATCTAGTTTTCACTATTCCAATCGTCGACTGTCAGCTGACGAACAATTTCCAACTTCGCCTCGCCAGCGAATACTTTGTCACCGACGACGTGGTGGTTCCGATGTCTCTTCACAATTGCATTCTACCAAAGTCCTTCAAAAGCCACACAGATCTTCTGGACCTTGAGCCACTTCCTatcaaaactctcaaaaactcaaagttCGAGGCGATCTACAACTTTGACTATTTCAACCCAATTCAAGCGCAAGTTTTCTTTTGCCTGTACAAAACCGACAAAAGCGCATTGATCGGAGCGCCGACAGGATCTGGAAAGACACTTTGCGCGGAGCTCGCCATGTTCCGCCTGCTTCAGGACCATCCTGGCATGAAAGTCGTGTACATTGCTCCGTTGAAGTCCTTGGTCCGAGAGCGAGTTGACGATTGGAAGAAGAAGTTCGAAGATGGAATGGGATATCGAGTGGTCGAGGTGTCTGGGGATGTGACTCCAGATCCCGAGGAGCTTGCGGCTTCCTCAATTCTTATTACGACACCAGAAAAGTGGGATGGAATCTCCAGAAGTTGGGCTACGAGGGAATACGTCCGACGAGTCGGCCTTATCGTGCTCGACGAGGTTCACCTACTCGGCGTAGATCGTGGAGCTGTGCTCGAGGCCATCGTCAGCAGACTGAAAATGATCACCAGAAGAAGCCACGTGACAGAGGAGCCTGTCAGGTTGCTGGGTCTTTCCACAGCGCTCGCCAACGCAGGAGACGTCGCAGAGTGGCTTGGCATCCCCGACGAGGCGTGCTACAACTTCCGACCTTCAGTTCGACCAGTGCCGATTTCAGTTCATATTCAAGGATTCCCAGGCCAACATTACTGCCCACGAATGGGACTGATGAACAAGCCGGCTTACAAGGCAATTCTGACCTATTCCCCAAGGAAGCCTGTGTTGATCTTCGTCTCGTCTAGACGACAAACCCGCCTGACAGCGCTCGCCTTTGTCAATTTGCTCATTGCCGACCACAATCCGAAGCAATGGCTCAACATGGACATGCTCGAGTTGGAAGATCTCATGGCCGCAATCAAGGATGAAAATCTCAAGTTGACACTACCATTCGGAATCGGAATGCATCACGCTGGACTCAGCGCTCACGAGCGAGCCATTGTGGAGCAATTGTTTATCGAAAAGAAGATTCAAGTGCTCATCGCGACTGCCACATTGGCGTGGGGAATCAATTGCCCCGCTCATTTAGTTATTGTCAAGGGAACCGAATATTTCGACGGAAAGAAGGGAAAATACGTGGATTTTCCCGTTACAG aCGTTCTCCAAATGATGGGCCGCGCCGGACGCCCACAATTCGACGATTCGGCCGTTGCCGTGATCTACGTACAGGACGCGAAAAAGACGTTCTATAAGAAGTTCCTCTACGAACCGTTCCCCGTCGAGTCCTCGCTCCTTCCAGTGCTGCCGAATCACGTGAACGCCGAGATTTCCGCCGGAACAATCGATTCGAAGCAGGCGATCGTCGAGTATTTGTCGAAAACCTATCTCTACAGGCGATTGTTTGCGAATCCCAATTATTACGGTCTGGAGGAGGATTCCGAGGAGGCGATGCTCAAGTTTATCACGAAAATCGTTGATGACTCTGTCGCAGAGCTCCTAGCTTCCGAGTGTATCCACGTGGATTCCGAACAGGACGTGATCAAGCCGACGCCGTGTGGAAGGATAGCTTCGGTGTACTATCTTCAGCACGAGACCGTCCGTTTTCTAGTAAAATCTCTACATTCTGGATGCTCGGTGGAGAATATGCTGAAGATCCTGACCGATGTTCCCGAGTACGCGGAGATTCCTGTCCGCCACAACGAGGATCTCATCAATACGGAACTTCAGAAGAAGCTTCGCATCCGATTCTCGACGTCTGTGATGGGCACGTCTGCGTGCAAAGCCCACCTGCTCTTCCAGGCTCATTTCATGCGGACTGTGCTCCCGACGGATTACCGGACTGATTTGAAGAGTGTGCTGGATCAGTGCATTCGGATTTTGCAGGCGATGCGTGAAATGGCTAGGCTCAAGAATTGGCTCAGCGCAACGATGAACATTATTCTGTTGCAGCAGATGTGCCATTCGGCaag GTGGCACGACGATCATCCATTGCTCTGCCTACCTCATCTCTCCCACGAGGATGCTCGTTCAATCGGCGATGGAATGACAATTCCACAGCTTCAAAACCATCTGGAAATCGAGAAATCCACGTCATTAGACGACGCGAAACTTGCTCGACGAGCCCAGAAACTCTTCAGAGAGTGCACCAAGTTAGATGAAGCTCAAAGCCGGGAAGTGCTGAAAGCTCTGTGCAATTGGCCAATTATCAACATGAAAATCATGCAATTAGTGGATTCCCGCGGTAATTGTGTAGATATTGATGAGACGAAGAAACCGGTGAAAGTGACGGCTGGCGAGGTGTACAAATTGAGAATTGTCATGGAACGAGTCGGACCGGGAAAG AACAACTCATCAATGCATCTTCCACAATGGCCAAAACCAAAACAGGCTGGATGGATAATTGTTGTGGGAAACGTGTCGGCCGACATGATTCTTAACACGACTACCGTAACCGGCTCACATTCGACTCGGTCGACCGCCAAATTGGATATTCGTGCGCCGGCGACGAA AGGAAACCACGAGCTCGCCGTCCTAATTCTCAGCGATTGCTATTTGGGAATCGATCAGGAGTACACTTTGCGATTGGATGTCTGCTGA
- the Y54E2A.8 gene encoding Coiled-coil domain-containing protein 137 (Confirmed by transcript evidence) — translation MCSLRINFGNSLKIPPRKIIEKPVEKAPPKAKMTRKRMMRAKHEKRLREEQIALEESKKEQIYERKKQRKEKLKKELDRRPNDGVLQLETEDFDWKPRRKRRKELEKEREAEEAAEKRKKEKEQLPSLKFKFGKDVVDMIQKKELPLPPHKAPATDENANKLEAIPPSATKPGKLTENGKYRDNKGRLQPLLKMNIQFKRVDGGMLIHCVRTTKHNLVRGLWQSTVSKCISKSGVFSKTEFPRKPEKFKLPPPSPIPKLRLRRNPDNTYSKI, via the exons ATGTGCTCACTGAGAATCAACTTTggaaattcgctgaaaatccCGCCGcgaaaaatcatcgaaaaaccGGTGGAAAAAGCTCCACCGAAAGCGAAAATGACGAGAAAACGAATGATGCGAGCGAAACACGAGAAGCGACTTCGCGAAGAGCAAATTGCGCTGGAAGAGAGCAAAAAAGAGCAGATCTACGAGAGGAAAAAGCAACGGaaagagaaattgaagaaagagCTCGACCGGCGGCCAAATGACGGAGTTTTACAACTGGAAACCGAAGATTTTGACTGGAAACCTCGTCGGAAACGACGGAAGGAGCTGGAAAAAGAACGAGAAGCTGAGGAGGCTGcggagaaaagaaaaaaggaaaaagaacaATTGCCGAGtttgaagttcaaatttgGCAAGGATGTTGTCGATATGATACAGAAGAAAg aacTCCCTCTTCCGCCGCACAAAGCTCCAGCCACTGACGAAAATGCTAATAAATTGGAGGCGATTCCTCCCAGCGCGACGAAACCTGGAAAACTCACGGAGAACGGCAAATATCGAGATAATAAAGGACGGTTGCAGccacttttgaaaatgaatattcaatttaaacGGGTTGACGGTG GAATGCTCATTCACTGCGTTCGAACAACCAAGCACAACTTGGTAAGAGGCTTGTGGCAGTCTACAGTATCAAAATGCATTTCTAAATCAggagttttctcaaaaaca gaattccCACGAAAACCCGAAAAGTTCAAGCTTCCGCCACCATCACCGATTCCCAAATTACGACTCAGAAGAAATCCCGATAATACAtactcgaaaatttga